One genomic segment of Hevea brasiliensis isolate MT/VB/25A 57/8 chromosome 3, ASM3005281v1, whole genome shotgun sequence includes these proteins:
- the LOC110668774 gene encoding uncharacterized protein LOC110668774, whose product MEKAEETALNSSKAAKETKDAEAQIPPKNKSKHRRRNICLGVTAAVIVVFVLVVVILALTVFKAKEPSTTIDSIALDNLRVSLDLARLGVDLNLTLDVDLTVKNPNNVGFKFKNGSALLNYRGEVVGDVPIPAGKIGADETKPMNVTVTVMADRLLSNSQLYTDVMSGVMKLSTLIKLSGKVSIFNIFKVTVHTTTTCDFSVFVSNATVGDQNCKYKTSL is encoded by the coding sequence ATGGAGAAGGCGGAGGAAACAGCTTTAAATTCATCAAAAGCAGCAAAAGAGACGAAAGATGCCGAAGCTCAAATTCCACCCAAAAACAAAAGCAAACACAGACGTAGAAACATCTGTCTTGGGGTGACGGCGGCTGTCATCGTCGTTTTCGTTCTGGTTGTGGTGATCTTGGCATTAACGGTGTTCAAAGCCAAAGAACCCTCTACCACCATCGACTCAATCGCTCTAGATAACCTGCGCGTGTCCTTGGACTTGGCCAGGTTGGGCGTCGATCTGAATTTGACCTTGGACGTGGATCTCACCGTCAAGAACCCAAACAACGTGGGGTTCAAGTTCAAGAACGGTTCTGCTTTGTTGAATTACAGAGGTGAAGTTGTGGGGGATGTTCCGATTCCCGCCGGCAAGATTGGCGCCGACGAAACCAAACCCATGAATGTAACAGTCACGGTGATGGCAGATCGCTTGCTCTCTAATTCTCAGCTTTATACCGATGTGATGTCGGGTGTGATGAAGTTGAGCACACTGATCAAACTTTCTGGTAAAGtttcaatttttaatatatttaaagtgaCTGTACACACGACAACTACCTGCGATTTCAGTGTCTTTGTTTCCAATGCTACGGTTGGAGATCAGAACTGCAAGTATAAGACAAGCTTGTAG